A stretch of Spirosoma oryzicola DNA encodes these proteins:
- a CDS encoding acyl-CoA thioesterase, translated as MPQPKLARESMTVMTEMVLPNDTNTLNNLMGGRLLHFMDIAAAIAAQKHSNRIVVTASVDNVSFAEPIRLGNIVTMKAQVTRAFSSSMEVFIEVWAEDIPAGIRVSTNSAFYTFVAVDQSGRPIEVPAVIPETDEEKERYASALRRRQLRLVLAGRMNPIDAVELREYLKVE; from the coding sequence ATGCCTCAACCCAAACTTGCCCGTGAGTCCATGACGGTGATGACCGAAATGGTACTTCCCAACGATACCAATACGCTCAATAACCTGATGGGAGGGCGACTTTTGCACTTCATGGACATTGCGGCCGCCATTGCCGCGCAAAAACATTCAAATCGTATTGTCGTGACGGCTTCGGTCGATAATGTGTCATTCGCTGAACCGATTCGGCTGGGCAATATTGTCACGATGAAAGCGCAGGTGACGCGGGCCTTCAGCTCGTCAATGGAGGTGTTTATTGAAGTATGGGCCGAAGACATTCCGGCGGGGATACGCGTCAGCACCAACAGCGCCTTTTACACCTTTGTAGCGGTGGATCAGAGTGGACGACCCATCGAAGTGCCAGCGGTAATTCCGGAAACAGATGAAGAAAAAGAGCGTTACGCCAGCGCGTTACGACGTCGGCAATTGCGGCTGGTATTGGCTGGACGCATGAATCCTATCGATGCCGTCGAATTGCGGGAGTACCTAAAAGTAGAGTAA
- the dnaE gene encoding DNA polymerase III subunit alpha has product MQFSHLHTHTQYSLLDGQADIKKLIKKAKGDNMPAVAITDHGNMFGVFEFVAEASKQGIKPIVGCEFYVVEDHTRKQFTKEQKDIRYHQLLLAKNPQGYKNLAKLCSLGYMEGLYGKYPRVTKELIDKYKEGLIATTCCIGAIVPKTILKKGEEAGEAEFKWWLDRFGEDYYVELQRHEIPDQIKANEVLVKLARKYNVKIIASNDSHYVDRDDWVAHDILLCVNTGEKQSTPSMKEFNDDEAMPKNTRFAFFSDQFYFKNTQEMTTLFHDLPEAIDNTNEIVDKVEVLKLKRDILLPNFPIPREFQIHTDDVANQWEYLKHLTYTGAKERWGDIDQTAQERLDFELFTIKTMGFAGYFLIVADFIKAGRDLGVMVGPGRGSAAGSAVAYCIGITNIDPIKYDLLFERFLNPDRKSMPDIDTDFDDEGRQRVIDYVVDKYGKQQVAAIVTYGTMAAKSAIKDVSRVMDLPLSDANALAKLVPDKPTYNMTLRRIFEDPIDGPGGLANVIQPEEVENVRRMRALESGDQNVGRTMKLIDTEKVQNVLQQARRLEGTVRNTGVHAAGIIIAPDDLSNIVPVSTSKDTNLIITQYEGKVIEDAGVIKMDFLGLRNLTIIKECLRLIKQNHGGLFVNGVETGIDDIPLDDPKAYELFQRGETNAIFQFESDGMKKHMKDLKPDRFEDLIAMNALYRPGPIQYIPNYINRKHGREEVKYDLPEMEEFLADTYGITVYQEQLMLLSQKLGNFTKGDADVLRKAMGKKDRATLDKMKGKFMDGCSANKLNLKTCEKVWTDWEAFASYAFNKSHSTCYAFVAYQTAYLKTYYRSEYMAAVLTSCLGNIEKITFFLEECKNLGIPVLGPDVNESERVFGVNQKGEIRFGLGGIKGAGDAAVEAVIEERIAGGAYKDIFDFAIRVNLRTVNKKTWESLAYAGAFDSIDEYHRAQYFDLGEGDTSPFLEKIIRYANNYHTEKAAAQQSLFGAMMGGEPMLSRPKPPTVPQWNQIEKLKFEKDVVGFYITGHPLDEFKLELDGFCNCTLDKIFEVKSPEIKVAGIVSSMQTKIAKNGNPFCIFKIEDYSTAVELALFGDDYVRMGQYIDVGRFLHITGKTQNRWNSDQLEFKATNIRLLNDMREKFCKEIKVSLTLDVLNAQLIAQINELVNAHPGTCTLSLNVVDPTERLEVSLQSRTLKVFPANTFLRALEAMDGVSCKVA; this is encoded by the coding sequence ATGCAATTCTCTCATCTCCATACCCACACTCAATACTCGCTGCTCGACGGGCAGGCTGACATCAAGAAGCTGATTAAGAAGGCTAAAGGTGACAATATGCCCGCCGTAGCGATCACCGATCATGGTAATATGTTCGGCGTTTTTGAGTTTGTGGCCGAAGCGAGCAAGCAAGGGATCAAACCCATTGTTGGCTGTGAGTTTTACGTGGTAGAGGACCATACGCGTAAGCAGTTCACCAAAGAGCAAAAAGATATTCGGTATCACCAGCTGCTGCTGGCGAAGAACCCGCAGGGGTACAAAAATCTGGCGAAGCTTTGCTCGCTGGGGTACATGGAAGGCTTGTACGGCAAGTATCCACGGGTAACCAAGGAACTAATCGACAAGTATAAGGAAGGGCTGATTGCAACGACCTGCTGCATCGGGGCCATCGTGCCGAAAACGATCCTTAAAAAAGGCGAAGAAGCCGGAGAAGCCGAATTCAAATGGTGGCTCGACCGCTTTGGTGAAGATTATTACGTTGAGCTACAGCGGCATGAGATTCCTGACCAGATCAAAGCCAACGAAGTGCTGGTCAAGCTCGCCCGCAAATACAACGTCAAGATCATCGCGTCGAACGATTCGCACTACGTTGACCGTGACGATTGGGTTGCCCACGATATTCTGCTGTGTGTGAACACGGGCGAGAAGCAAAGCACACCGTCGATGAAGGAATTCAACGACGATGAAGCAATGCCTAAAAATACGCGCTTTGCGTTTTTCTCCGATCAGTTCTATTTCAAGAACACGCAGGAGATGACGACGCTGTTCCATGACCTGCCCGAAGCCATCGACAATACCAACGAGATTGTCGATAAGGTCGAAGTCTTGAAGCTCAAGCGTGACATTTTATTGCCCAACTTCCCGATCCCAAGGGAGTTTCAGATTCATACCGACGACGTTGCCAACCAGTGGGAGTACCTCAAGCACTTGACCTATACCGGTGCCAAAGAACGCTGGGGTGACATTGATCAGACCGCCCAGGAGCGCCTTGACTTCGAATTGTTTACGATCAAGACAATGGGTTTTGCCGGGTACTTTCTTATCGTGGCCGATTTCATCAAGGCTGGTCGTGATCTGGGCGTAATGGTGGGTCCTGGTCGGGGAAGTGCCGCCGGAAGCGCCGTGGCCTATTGCATCGGTATTACCAACATTGACCCCATTAAATACGACTTGCTGTTCGAGCGGTTCCTTAACCCCGACCGGAAGTCAATGCCCGATATTGATACTGACTTTGACGATGAAGGTCGTCAGCGGGTAATTGACTACGTAGTTGATAAGTACGGGAAACAGCAGGTAGCGGCTATTGTTACCTATGGTACGATGGCGGCCAAATCGGCTATTAAAGACGTGAGCCGGGTAATGGACCTACCCTTGTCGGATGCCAACGCGCTGGCCAAGCTTGTACCCGACAAGCCGACCTACAACATGACCCTCCGTCGGATTTTCGAAGATCCTATCGACGGCCCCGGCGGACTAGCCAACGTGATTCAGCCGGAGGAGGTTGAGAATGTGCGACGAATGCGGGCGCTGGAATCGGGCGATCAGAACGTGGGTCGAACCATGAAGCTGATCGATACCGAGAAAGTGCAGAACGTATTGCAACAGGCGCGTCGGCTGGAAGGTACAGTGCGGAACACGGGCGTCCATGCTGCGGGAATCATCATTGCCCCCGACGACTTATCGAACATCGTACCCGTTTCGACCTCGAAAGATACCAACCTGATCATCACGCAGTACGAAGGAAAAGTCATTGAAGACGCGGGCGTTATCAAGATGGACTTTCTGGGGCTGCGCAACCTGACGATCATCAAGGAGTGTCTGCGGCTTATCAAGCAAAACCACGGCGGTTTGTTCGTCAATGGTGTCGAAACCGGTATCGACGACATTCCACTGGACGATCCGAAAGCGTACGAACTGTTTCAGCGGGGTGAAACCAATGCGATTTTCCAGTTCGAATCCGACGGAATGAAAAAGCACATGAAGGACCTGAAGCCTGACCGCTTTGAGGACCTCATTGCCATGAACGCCCTGTATCGTCCGGGTCCGATTCAATACATCCCGAATTACATCAACCGCAAGCACGGTCGCGAAGAAGTCAAATACGACCTTCCCGAAATGGAAGAGTTTCTGGCGGATACGTACGGCATTACGGTATACCAGGAGCAGCTGATGCTGCTGTCGCAGAAGCTCGGCAACTTCACGAAGGGGGACGCCGACGTACTGCGGAAAGCGATGGGTAAGAAAGACCGCGCGACGCTTGACAAGATGAAGGGCAAATTCATGGATGGCTGTTCGGCCAACAAACTGAATTTGAAAACCTGCGAGAAAGTCTGGACGGACTGGGAAGCATTTGCGTCGTACGCCTTCAACAAGTCGCACTCAACCTGTTACGCCTTCGTTGCGTACCAGACTGCTTACCTTAAAACCTACTATCGGTCGGAATACATGGCTGCCGTATTGACGAGCTGCCTGGGCAACATTGAAAAAATTACGTTCTTCCTCGAAGAGTGTAAAAACCTGGGTATTCCGGTACTCGGCCCCGACGTGAACGAATCGGAGCGCGTGTTTGGCGTAAACCAGAAAGGCGAAATCCGGTTTGGACTTGGTGGTATCAAAGGAGCGGGTGATGCCGCCGTTGAAGCCGTTATCGAAGAACGAATAGCCGGTGGGGCGTACAAGGATATTTTCGATTTTGCCATTCGGGTTAATCTGCGCACCGTCAATAAAAAAACGTGGGAATCGCTGGCTTACGCGGGCGCATTCGATAGCATTGACGAATACCACCGGGCGCAATATTTTGATCTGGGCGAAGGCGATACATCGCCTTTTCTGGAGAAAATTATTCGTTACGCCAACAATTACCATACCGAGAAAGCAGCCGCTCAACAGTCGCTATTTGGTGCCATGATGGGAGGTGAACCCATGCTCAGCCGCCCTAAACCACCGACCGTACCGCAGTGGAACCAGATCGAAAAGCTTAAATTCGAGAAAGATGTCGTCGGTTTCTACATCACGGGGCACCCACTGGACGAATTCAAACTCGAACTCGATGGCTTCTGCAACTGCACGTTAGACAAGATTTTTGAAGTCAAGTCGCCCGAAATCAAGGTAGCGGGTATTGTGTCGTCGATGCAAACGAAGATCGCCAAAAACGGTAACCCGTTCTGCATTTTTAAGATCGAAGATTACAGCACGGCGGTAGAACTAGCCCTCTTCGGTGACGATTATGTGCGGATGGGTCAGTATATCGATGTTGGTCGCTTCCTGCACATCACGGGTAAAACGCAGAATCGCTGGAACTCTGATCAGCTGGAGTTTAAGGCCACGAATATTCGTTTGCTGAACGACATGCGCGAAAAATTCTGCAAAGAAATCAAGGTGTCGCTGACACTCGATGTGCTGAATGCCCAGTTGATTGCTCAGATCAATGAACTGGTCAATGCGCATCCGGGTACCTGTACGTTGTCGCTCAATGTTGTCGATCCTACCGAACGCCTTGAGGTCAGTTTACAGTCGCGGACGTTAAAAGTTTTTCCGGCTAACACATTTCTTCGGGCGTTGGAAGCGATGGACGGCGTAAGCTGTAAGGTGGCGTAG
- a CDS encoding nuclear transport factor 2 family protein, with amino-acid sequence MKYALTLSFLLLIQLVRAQSADEKAVLDAEKQRFDAQVSKNYAVLEKVLSNDLVYTHSHGGSDTKQSYIQSIRDGKSKYDAIDMEEHKVRIYGNTAVINGVCMVKAVSNGETINTHLRYTDVYVRNGKQWQMVAWQSLKLPN; translated from the coding sequence ATGAAATACGCTCTGACCCTCTCTTTTCTGTTACTGATTCAACTGGTCCGCGCTCAATCGGCGGATGAAAAAGCGGTACTTGATGCCGAAAAGCAGCGTTTCGATGCGCAGGTTAGCAAGAACTACGCCGTGCTCGAGAAAGTACTTAGCAACGATCTTGTTTACACGCACTCACACGGCGGCAGCGATACCAAGCAGTCGTATATTCAGTCGATCCGCGATGGCAAGTCGAAGTACGATGCAATCGACATGGAAGAACACAAAGTACGCATTTACGGCAATACAGCAGTCATTAATGGTGTATGTATGGTCAAAGCGGTCAGCAATGGCGAAACGATCAACACACACTTACGCTACACCGACGTGTACGTACGCAACGGCAAACAGTGGCAGATGGTCGCCTGGCAGTCGCTCAAGCTACCAAACTGA
- a CDS encoding serine hydrolase domain-containing protein — protein MKKIILTGLIAGLFLSSWAQSTLPRSTATQAIAKQTILQEASAESVGMSTTRLQRMDAVINDYVAQGRQAGVAVLVARNGRIVYHKAYGQDDIRTKTPLKRDAIFRIASQTKAITSIGLMMLFEEGKFLLDDPISKYIPAFKNPKVLDKYNEKDTTYTTVPAKREITIRHLLTHTSGISYPSIGTKEAVAIYAKKDIPSGIGAPGGTLAEAMNRLASLPLIHQPGDRWTYGLSVDVAGYLIELLSGQTLDQFLRTRLFEPLGMNDTYFYLPAQKQDRLTNLYTEDSSTKVRLLPSLNGISADYPTQTGTYYSGGAGLSSTLYDYAIFLQMMLNGGEYNGKRFLSPTTVRLITTNQIGDLNQGANKFGLGFSITSERSATRLPVSQGSFDWGGFFGTTYWVDPKEGIVGLLYTQKVPNSYGDLNDKFKVLVYQAITQMQER, from the coding sequence ATGAAAAAAATCATCCTGACCGGCCTGATAGCCGGTCTTTTTTTGTCGTCCTGGGCGCAATCAACGCTCCCACGCTCTACCGCTACTCAGGCTATTGCTAAGCAGACGATCTTGCAGGAAGCCTCGGCCGAATCCGTCGGTATGAGTACCACCCGACTGCAACGAATGGATGCTGTTATCAACGATTACGTTGCCCAAGGTCGTCAGGCGGGGGTGGCCGTGCTGGTTGCGCGCAATGGCAGAATTGTCTACCACAAAGCGTACGGTCAGGATGACATTCGAACGAAAACGCCCCTCAAACGCGACGCTATTTTTCGCATTGCGTCGCAGACCAAAGCAATCACGAGTATCGGCCTGATGATGCTGTTCGAAGAAGGAAAATTTTTGCTCGATGACCCGATTTCGAAATACATTCCGGCCTTTAAGAATCCTAAGGTGCTGGACAAGTACAACGAGAAAGATACGACCTACACGACGGTTCCGGCCAAGCGCGAGATCACCATTCGTCACCTGCTGACACACACCTCCGGCATTAGTTACCCCAGCATTGGCACCAAAGAAGCTGTCGCGATTTACGCTAAAAAAGACATTCCGAGTGGTATCGGGGCACCCGGCGGTACGCTGGCCGAAGCCATGAACCGATTGGCCTCGCTACCTTTGATTCATCAACCCGGCGACCGCTGGACTTACGGCTTGAGTGTCGACGTTGCTGGTTATTTGATCGAACTGCTTTCCGGTCAGACCCTCGACCAATTCCTGCGTACCCGGTTGTTTGAGCCGCTAGGTATGAACGATACCTATTTTTACCTGCCTGCGCAAAAGCAGGATCGCCTGACGAACTTGTACACCGAAGACTCTAGCACCAAAGTACGGCTGCTCCCATCGCTTAACGGGATTTCGGCTGACTATCCAACGCAAACCGGGACATATTATTCGGGCGGGGCGGGTCTTTCGTCTACCCTGTACGATTACGCTATTTTTCTGCAAATGATGCTGAACGGTGGTGAGTATAACGGCAAACGTTTCCTTAGCCCAACGACAGTACGATTGATCACAACCAATCAGATTGGCGATCTGAATCAGGGAGCCAACAAGTTCGGCCTGGGCTTTTCCATCACCTCCGAACGCAGCGCGACTCGCTTACCCGTTTCGCAGGGCTCGTTCGATTGGGGCGGTTTCTTCGGCACAACGTATTGGGTTGATCCGAAAGAAGGCATTGTTGGTTTACTCTACACGCAGAAAGTACCGAACAGCTACGGTGACCTGAACGATAAATTCAAAGTGCTGGTCTATCAGGCGATTACCCAGATGCAGGAAAGATAA